One Oceanispirochaeta sp. genomic window, GTATTATTTTCCCATACGCTCTTTAAGCTTTGTGTCCTTAGGCGGACTTATTAGCTCAGGAGAGACCTGGGATAAGAGGGATGACTATTACGGTCAGGGAGCGTCAGCCGACCAGAATCAGTTTATGCCTATCTCTTCGGGTTCAGGCAAAGGTTATGTCCTGAACATCAGCCCGGGAAACCTGACCAGTCTGGAACTGCTCTTGAGTCTGTCCCGGTCCAAACGTTTTGCCACCGAAATCAGCACAACCACACTGATGCGGACCGTTGACGGCCCTGTATCCTCCTCCATGATCGTAAATAACGGTGAGGATAATCTTTTTATCGGTCAGGAAGCCTTGCTGGCTTTTCTGTTTCGTCCCACTTCCGATTTCGGAGGGTCCATCAAGATGGGAGCCCTCTATCCGGGAGATGCCATTACACTGAATGAGTTATTGGAACCCTTTCTTCCCGTATTGTTCAGACTGGGCTTTAACCTTTCCTTCAGTTTTTAAGGGGTATTTTTATGAAAAAATTATTTGATTTAATGATGATCTTCTCCCTGAGCGTTCCCGTCTTTGCTGATGTTGTGATCAGCAGGACTTCCGGTCTTGTGGAAGTGATGAAAAGCGGCTCTACTGCCTGGGTGAAGGCCGAAGAAGGAAGCCTTCTGTCTCAGAACAGCCGGATCTCCACAGGATTCAACTCCACGGCCACACTGCTGATCAACGATGCCAGCGAGGTAACGGTGAAGGCCCTGACCCGGATCAAGGTTGAAGAAATCAGCGGCAACGGCAGCTCGGGCGACCAGAACACCAGGCTCTTTATGGGAGCCGGACGCATCAATGCCAGCGTGAAAAAGAATGAATCCAGCATCCACGATTTTAGAGTCCGGACTCCTGTGAGCACCGC contains:
- a CDS encoding FecR domain-containing protein, yielding MKKLFDLMMIFSLSVPVFADVVISRTSGLVEVMKSGSTAWVKAEEGSLLSQNSRISTGFNSTATLLINDASEVTVKALTRIKVEEISGNGSSGDQNTRLFMGAGRINASVKKNESSIHDFRVRTPVSTA